The following are encoded together in the Tatumella ptyseos genome:
- a CDS encoding Fe2+-dependent dioxygenase: MMHHIKGVLTDDQLATLTQHLAQAEWIDGRVTTGQQGAAVKSNEQVNTHSELYDQLQQFVLQAINQHPQFFSTTLPVNISAPLFNRYQGGGNYGFHVDGAVRREENHWLRTDISATLFLNDPESYQGGELVIQDTFGQHNVKLPAGDMVIYPSSSLHCVTPVESGQRVASFMWIQSMVRDEKKRAMLGQLDSDIQQLAVIEGSDETRMNLLNLYHNLLREWSEI; the protein is encoded by the coding sequence ATGATGCATCATATAAAAGGCGTACTGACTGACGATCAACTCGCCACCCTCACTCAGCATCTTGCCCAAGCTGAATGGATCGACGGCAGGGTGACGACTGGCCAACAAGGTGCGGCAGTTAAAAGTAATGAGCAGGTAAATACCCACTCAGAACTGTACGATCAGCTTCAGCAGTTCGTTCTCCAAGCAATTAATCAACATCCCCAATTTTTTAGTACCACACTCCCGGTCAATATCTCAGCGCCTCTATTTAACCGCTATCAAGGTGGTGGGAACTATGGCTTTCATGTTGACGGTGCAGTAAGGCGTGAAGAAAACCACTGGTTACGTACCGATATCTCCGCCACATTGTTTCTTAATGACCCTGAAAGTTATCAAGGTGGTGAACTGGTTATTCAAGATACCTTTGGACAACATAACGTTAAACTCCCCGCTGGCGATATGGTGATTTATCCATCCAGTAGCTTGCACTGCGTGACTCCCGTCGAGAGTGGTCAACGTGTTGCATCCTTTATGTGGATACAATCGATGGTACGTGACGAAAAAAAGCGCGCAATGTTGGGGCAACTCGATAGTGATATTCAACAGCTTGCCGTGATTGAGGGGAGCGATGAAACACGAATGAATTTATTAAATCTTTACCACAACTTATTGCGCGAATGGAGTGAAATCTAG